Within Pseudomonas tructae, the genomic segment GAAGGCCGGACCATGATCATGGTCACTCACGAAATGGCCTTCGCACGCAAAGTCGCAAGCCAAGTGATGTTCCTCCACCAGGGCCTGGTGGAGGAGCAAGGACCGCCGGACGAGGTGCTGGGCAATCCGAAAAGCGAACGCCTGCGTCAGTTCCTCAGCGGCAATCTCAAGTAAGCGTCAAGCGACAGGCGCCGGTGGTGGCTCGTCAGGCAAGGTCGGCTCACCCGGCTCCATCGGCGGATGATCGCCCGGTTGCGGCGAGTCGGGGGTGTCGGGATCAGGCTGGCCTGGCACGCCACCCGCCTGCAGGCTGTGCGGGTGTGGATGGGCCAGTAACGACCAGGCCAGCACCCCGACGCTGTTGGGCTGCAGCACGGCCAGCTTGGCACTGATGGTCGGGTCGAGTTTCATGAGGCGCTCCTGAGTGACCTGCGCCCGGCCTGGTGCCGGGCGCAACAGTTCATCTCATTGGAGTCTGCTGGCGGCGAGGAATTCCCTCGCTTTGTCGCCTCAGGTGCGTGGCAGGGTGACGCCGCGCTGGCCCTGGTATTTACCGCCACGGTCCTTATAGGACACTTCACACTCTTCATCGGACTCGAGGAACAGCATTTGCGCCACGCCTTCGTTGGCGTAGATCTTCGCCGGCAGCGTGGTGGTGTTGGAGAACTCCAGGGTCACGTGGCCTTCCCACTCGGGTTCAAGCGGGGTGACGTTGACGATGATACCGCAACGGGCATAGGTGCTCTTGCCCAGGCAGATGGTCAGCACATTGCGCGGAATACGGAAGTACTCGACAGTGCGGGCCAGAGCGAAGGAGTTTGGCGGGATGATGCAGACGTCGCTCTTGACGTCGACAAAACTGCCGGCATCGAAGTTTTTGGGATCGACGGTCGCCGAATTGATGTTGGTGAACACCTTGAATTCGTCGGCGCAGCGCACGTCGTAGCCGTAGCTGGAGACGCCGAAGGAGATCAGCCGGTTGTCGCTCTCGCCGCGCACCTGGCGCTCGACGAACGGCTCGATCATGCCGTGTTCCTGCGCCATGCGGCGAATCCACTTGTCCGATTTGATGCTCATGGCGGGGTGTCCTGAAATTGCGTGGTGAAAAAATTCTGTGGGGCATCTTACCGGGCCCGGCGCCGGGTTCAAAGTTCCATGCGCCATCAACCGTCGGATCCTTGTATCACGGGGCCTGCAAGGGAGCCCGCAGCACCGTCAGTCATGAATTATGAGAAAGCTTCACAAGACCATTGGCACGTTATGGAAAAAGGGTTAAGGTGACGCCACTGTGCTGCACGTGTCACTGAGAATATCTACCTGATGCAAGATCTCGATCAACCCATCTTCATGAATTTTCTGCCTCTTTGCACTCAGTCTCGGCCAGGGCGTTTCCTGAGTCGTAGTTAACTTTGTCCAAGGAGACAGACCATGTCCAATCGCCAAACCGGTACCGTTAAGTGGTTCAACGATGAAAAAGGCTTCGGCTTCATCACCCCACAATCCGGTGACGACCTGTTCGTACACTTCAAAGCCATCAAGGCTGACGGCTTCAAGAGCCTGAAAGAAGGCCAAGCGGTCTCTTTCATCGCTACCCGCGGTCAGAAAGGCATGCAGGCTGAAGAAGTAGAAGTTATCTAACTTC encodes:
- the dcd gene encoding dCTP deaminase produces the protein MSIKSDKWIRRMAQEHGMIEPFVERQVRGESDNRLISFGVSSYGYDVRCADEFKVFTNINSATVDPKNFDAGSFVDVKSDVCIIPPNSFALARTVEYFRIPRNVLTICLGKSTYARCGIIVNVTPLEPEWEGHVTLEFSNTTTLPAKIYANEGVAQMLFLESDEECEVSYKDRGGKYQGQRGVTLPRT
- a CDS encoding cold-shock protein translates to MSNRQTGTVKWFNDEKGFGFITPQSGDDLFVHFKAIKADGFKSLKEGQAVSFIATRGQKGMQAEEVEVI